A segment of the Corylus avellana chromosome ca2, CavTom2PMs-1.0 genome:
TTTGGAGGATCTCAACGGCAAACCGGTTCTCCCAGTGGGTCAACTTCCCACCACCGCATTCGACAGCGAAGATGATACCGACACGTGGCGGTGGATGAAAGCTTGGTTGGACTTGCAATCCAAGGGGTCCGTAGTGTACGTAGCGTTCGGGAGCGAGGCGTTACCGAGTCAAACCGAACTCACCGAGATAGCTCTCGGGTTGGAACAATCCAAGTTACCGTTCTTCTGGGTGCTAAGGACTCGAAAGGGGCCAGCTGATACCGAGTTGATTGAATTACCGGAGGGGTTTGAGGAACGAACCAAAGAACGAGGAGTTGTGTGCACGAGTTGGGCACCTCAGCTCAAGATTTTGGCTCACGAGTCTGTTGGTGGGTTCTTGACTCACTCCGGGTGGAGCTCGGTGGTGGAGAGCCTTCAATTTGAGAGACCTCTCATTCTGTTGACCTTCTATGCAGACCAAGGGATTAACGCTAAGGTTTTGGATGAGAAAAAGATTGGGTATTTGATACCCAGAAAGGAGCAGGACGGGTCGTTTACTAGGGACTCAGTGGCCGAGTCGCTAAGGCTCGTGACGGTGGAGGAAGAGGGCAAGGCGTACAGAGACAAGGCCAAGGAGATGAAGGGGTTGTTTGGAGACAGGGATAGTCAGGACCGGTACGTGAATAGTTTCCTTGGTTACCTGAAAACCCATCTACAATCTCAGAAGGTTGAATAAACCTAGCCACCGGGTAGGGCtgtcaaaaattaccaaaaaccgGGACCTGGTTCGGTTCCTGttgaaaaaaaccaaaaatcgaGTACTCAGGTTCCGGTATCCGGTTTTTGGTACCCTATGCACTTCATCTTCATTTCACAACTTCACGCCATTTCGCCTCTCTCTTCATTTCCCATTTCCAAAGCCCCAAATCCTCTTTTATCTCTTCATGGTCACCGATTAGTTCTCACCACTACCCCCATTCACCACTGCTATACCTCCgatttcttttggttttggggTTTGGTGGGTCTGTAATAAAACCCATGTTTGATGTTGCTGTGCTATTTGATGTTGTTCTGCACTGCAATAAAACCCTTTTTTGTTCTTCTGCAATAAAACCCATGTTTGATGTTGTTGTGTTGTGCTGTGCAATAAAACCCATTTTCGTTCTCACCCTCCGGTTCTCTGGTTCGGCAAAGAGGAGAATGATTTGCTGTGCTGtgttttgtccaaaaaaaaaaaaaaaaaattgtagctgTCGTGTTGGAGTGGATTTGTAGCTTAGTCGATCCCACTGTTCTCACCCTCTAGTTCTCTGGTTAGGCAAAGAGGAGAATGAGCGGAAAAATTTAGGGtcttttgggcattaaaatattttttcttaaaaatcgGTTATCTGGTCGGAATAACCGAGTACAAATTAGAACTGGCCGGTAATTAAGACTCGGGTTAATCGCGATCCGATTTCAGGTTCCGGTTTCTTAAAACCAAGAATTGTAGAACCCCAGTTTCGGTCCCAATTTgggctaaaaattaaaaaaaatcggATCCAGTCGACACTCCTACCACCACCGGGTGGTCAATCTGCCAGCTGtttatgtgtttgtttgtttttcttgttcttgttgGTTCTTTTTACGTAAGCTGCCCATCTTCTTTGTGTTGCACCTGTTGTTTGTCGGCCTTGCATGGCTAGTTGCTTCTGAATAACTTCTTTGTGGGTGTTTTTATCGAGGTGGTTGTGGGGACGTTATTGATCCTATTAATTTGTGCTGTAGGCTGTAGCCTGGTGGTTTTGTCTTCTGTTGGCCTTTTACAGAAGAGCAGTGCAGGCTAAGCTAGATCtaataatctatatataatattaaaccTTC
Coding sequences within it:
- the LOC132172052 gene encoding UDP-glycosyltransferase 91A1-like translates to MANDEKKLHIAMFPWLAFGHMIPYLELAKLIASKGHLISFISTPRNIDRLPKIPPTLASLINFVKLPLPHVQNLPDNAEATSDVPLNLVPFLKRSYDALQDSVTRFLEDSHPDWLLHDFCPYWLPPIARKLGIPSAFFSIVSAAALCFLGTKAYFGERKSPEDFTVPPRWVPFPTTVAFRLFEVFKIFGQGITGVEDDVSDVYRFVDVLQGCDIVAVRGCVEFEPEWLRLLEDLNGKPVLPVGQLPTTAFDSEDDTDTWRWMKAWLDLQSKGSVVYVAFGSEALPSQTELTEIALGLEQSKLPFFWVLRTRKGPADTELIELPEGFEERTKERGVVCTSWAPQLKILAHESVGGFLTHSGWSSVVESLQFERPLILLTFYADQGINAKVLDEKKIGYLIPRKEQDGSFTRDSVAESLRLVTVEEEGKAYRDKAKEMKGLFGDRDSQDRYVNSFLGYLKTHLQSQKVE